A genomic window from Silene latifolia isolate original U9 population chromosome Y, ASM4854445v1, whole genome shotgun sequence includes:
- the LOC141633576 gene encoding pyruvate dehydrogenase E1 component subunit alpha-1, mitochondrial-like gives MASFLHHHRHLTKSKSLTTSLRPITTTPFRQISSTSTETLEIETSIPFKSHIIEPPSTTVSTSASQLMTFFKDMALMRRMEIAADSLYKAKLIRGFCHLYDGQEAVAVGMEAAITKTDNIITAYRDHCIYLARGGTLVSAFAELMGRQDGCSRGKGGSMHFYRKDFGFFGGHGIVGAQVPLGIGLAFAQKYNKEEAVSFALYGDGAANQGQLFEALNMAALWDLPAILVCENNHYGMGTAEWRAAKSPAYYKRGDYVPGLKVDGMDVLAVKQACAYAKDYVLKNGPIILEMDTYRYHGHSMSDPGSTYRTRDEISGIRQERDPIERVKKLLLAHDIATEKELKDYEKVVRKEVDEAIAKAKESPMPDTKELFTNIYVKGYGAESFGADRKELRTTLP, from the exons ATGGCATCCTTCCTCCATCACCACCGCCACCTAACCAAATCCAAATCCCTAACCACCTCACTCCGTCCAATCACCACCACCCCTTTTCGTCAAATCTCATCCACTTCCACCGAAACCCTAGAAATCGAAACAAGTATCCCTTTCAAATCCCACATCATCGAACCACCTTCCACCACCGTCTCCACCTCCGCTTCCCAACTCATGACTTTCTTCAAAGACATGGCTCTTATGCGTCGTATGGAGATTGCTGCCGATTCCCTTTACAAGGCTAAACTCATTCGTGGGTTCTGTCATCTCTACGACGGCCAGGAGGCCGTCGCTGTTGGTATGGAAGCCGCTATTACTAAGACTGATAACATCATTACCGCCTACCGCGATCATTGTATCTATTTGGCGCGTGGGGGTACTCTTGTTAGCGCGTTTGCGGAGTTGATGGGTAGGCAGGATGGGTGTTCCCGTGGGAAAGGTGGGTCTATGCATTTTTATAGGAAGGATTTCGGGTTTTTCGGAGGACATGGGATTGTTGGAGCGCAGGTTCCGTTGGGGATTGGATTGGCTTTTGCGCAGAAGTATAATAAGGAAGAGGCTGTTAGTTTTGCATTGTATGGTGATGGTGCTGCGAATCAGGGACAGTTGTTTGAAGCTCTTAATATGGCTGCTCTTTGGGATCTTCCTGCTATTTTAGTCTGCGAGAATAATCATT ACGGAATGGGGACTGCAGAATGGAGAGCTGCAAAGAGCCCAGCCTACTATAAGCGTGGAGATTATGTTCCTGGGTTGAAG GTTGATGGTATGGATGTACTGGCAGTTAAGCAGGCGTGCGCATACGCCAAGGATTATGTCTTGAAGAATGGGCCTATT ATCCTTGAGATGGACACTTATAGGTACCATGGTCACTCCATGTCTGACCCTGGAAGCACCTATCGAACACGTGATGAGATATCTGGTATAAGACAG GAACGTGACCCCATTGAGAGAGTGAAGAAACTGTTATTGGCTCATGATATTGCAACAGAAAAGGAACTGAAG GATTACGAAAAAGTAGTCAGGAAGGAAGTAGATGAAGCTATTGCTAAGGCCAAG GAGAGTCCAATGCCTGATACTAAGGAGCTTTTTACAAACATATATGTGAAAGGTTATGGGGCTGAG TCATTTGGTGCTGACAGGAAAGAACTTAGAACTACTCTACCATGA
- the LOC141633577 gene encoding uncharacterized protein LOC141633577, whose protein sequence is MDESTASGGASGGAIGGGRGKNKRFWTKEEDNALVMALSDLNADPHWKCENGFRNGYMVRLEEIINKAIPGCGLKALPHIDSRLKTLVTKFRAIVQMLGTSGFKWDDERQMISVERSVYDEYCKVHPNCKNLYGHAFPHLNALLEVYGKDYATGKPAEGFVEAIDNMEKSATVQVMLDSSDDEDVIVSGNAESAPPLKKVKREHTFKRKGGKKESGSSSNSELASLQGFMKDMNVHLSTMANVMSRADEREQRADEREQEISEKSEKVLDVLLALEGITPQQALEVAPILTAQPNKLMIFFKCPDELKCVFVKSLLT, encoded by the exons ATGGATGAAAGTACTGCTAGTGGAGGTGCTAGTGGAGGTGCTATTGGAGGTGGACGAGGCAAGAACAAACGTTTTTGGACCAAAGAAGAAGATAATGCTTTGGTAATGGCTTTGTCTGACTTGAATGCTGATCCACACTGGAAATGTGAAAATGGATTTAGAAATGGTTACATGGTGCGGTTAGAAGAAATTATTAACAAGGCTATTCCTGGTTGTGGCCTGAAAGCTTTGCCACACATTGATTCTAGACTCAAGACACTTGTAACCAAATTTAGAGCAATTGTTCAAATGTTAGGTACAAGTGGCTTCAAGTGGGATGATGAGAGACAAATGATTTCGGTGGAGAGATCGGTGTATGATGAGTATTGTAAG GTACATCCAAACTGCAAAAACTTGTATGGACATGCTTTTCCTCACTTGAATGCGTTGTTGGAAGTTTATGGCAAAGACTATGCAACTGGAAAACCGGCTGAGGGTTTTGTTGAAGCTATTGATAATATGGAGAAATCTGCTACCGTGCAAGTCATGCTTGATTCAAGTGATGATGAGGATGTTATTGTTAGTGGTAATGCAGAGTCTGCCCCTCCATTAAAAAAAGTGAAGCGAGAACACACTTTTAAGCGCAAGGGAGGTAAGAAAGAATCTGGAAGTTCTAGTAATTCTGAATTAGCTTCTTTACAAGGTTTTATGAAAGACATGAACGTTCATCTTTCTACCATGGCTAATGTAATGTCCCGAGCTGATGAACGTGAGCAACGTGCTGATGAACGTGAGCAAGAAATAAGCGAGAAGAGTGAAAAAGTGCTAGATGTACTACTTGCTTTGGAAGGTATTACTCCGCAACAAGCTTTGGAAGTAGCTCCGATCTTGACGGCCCAACCAAATAAGCTCATGATATTCTTCAAGTGTCCTGATGAATTGAAATGCGTATTTGTTAAAAGTCTTTTGACTTAA